In Chryseobacterium turcicum, a single window of DNA contains:
- a CDS encoding MotA/TolQ/ExbB proton channel family protein, producing the protein MEMNVSKNDEQVVARKAGGLNPAVILPILLVLGFCVWLFVLGNPGNFKADPKLSGLSAAFTDVERKDLHPLGFMGMIYMGGIIVPFLVSFMIIVIVFSFERYFVLSKASGAGNVDNFVVKVRSLLNSNKVDEALEECDRQQGSVGNVVKEGLITYKALAHDTTLNKEQKMVALNKAIEEATTLEMPMLEKNMMILSTLGTVATLVALLGTVIGMIGAFFALGASGGTPDAAALSIGISEALINTALGIGTSAVAIILYNFFTSKIDGLTYKIDEIAMSIQQSFAEFH; encoded by the coding sequence ATGGAAATGAATGTTTCAAAAAATGATGAGCAAGTAGTTGCTAGAAAAGCAGGAGGTCTTAATCCAGCTGTAATTCTTCCTATCCTTTTGGTTTTAGGATTTTGTGTTTGGTTATTTGTCTTAGGTAACCCTGGTAATTTTAAGGCTGATCCAAAATTGTCTGGACTTTCAGCTGCCTTTACAGATGTAGAGCGTAAAGACTTACATCCATTAGGGTTTATGGGTATGATTTATATGGGAGGGATTATTGTACCATTCTTGGTTTCATTCATGATTATTGTAATCGTTTTCTCATTTGAAAGATATTTTGTATTAAGCAAAGCTTCAGGTGCAGGTAACGTAGATAACTTCGTAGTGAAAGTAAGAAGCTTATTAAATAGCAATAAAGTTGACGAAGCTTTAGAAGAGTGCGACAGACAGCAAGGTTCTGTAGGGAACGTTGTAAAAGAAGGTCTTATTACTTACAAAGCTTTAGCTCACGATACTACTCTAAATAAAGAGCAGAAAATGGTAGCTCTAAACAAAGCTATCGAAGAAGCTACAACTCTTGAGATGCCAATGTTGGAGAAAAATATGATGATTCTTTCTACTTTAGGTACTGTTGCAACATTAGTAGCACTATTAGGAACAGTAATCGGGATGATTGGAGCGTTCTTTGCTTTAGGTGCTAGTGGTGGTACTCCTGATGCTGCTGCTTTATCAATTGGTATTTCTGAAGCATTGATTAATACAGCTTTAGGTATTGGTACTTCTGCGGTAGCGATTATTCTTTACAACTTCTTTACTTCTAAAATTGACGGATTGACTTATAAGATCGATGAGATCGCTATGAGCATTCAGCAGTCTTTTGCAGAATTTCACTAA
- a CDS encoding ExbD/TolR family protein yields MARIKPKRHGVVTDMTAMCDVTFLLLTFFIMTTQFKKPDVEQIKPPSSISEKLLPDASLMTINATPDGKFYFQPVENAKERLELLEKMGEKYKVTFDDKQKAAFQKVQAIGVPMSQLRSYLDLPEDEQKNYKSPTGVPMDSTNKQLTDWVEQSLSVNPDYKLAIKGDVTTEYPKVKSLFEGLRDINFLKFWLITSQEGKPNE; encoded by the coding sequence ATGGCGAGAATTAAACCAAAAAGACATGGTGTAGTGACCGATATGACGGCAATGTGTGACGTTACGTTCCTACTACTTACGTTCTTTATTATGACCACTCAGTTCAAAAAACCTGATGTGGAGCAGATCAAACCGCCATCTTCAATCTCAGAGAAGTTACTTCCTGATGCAAGTTTAATGACTATTAACGCTACTCCGGACGGGAAATTTTATTTTCAGCCAGTAGAAAATGCAAAAGAGAGATTAGAGCTTTTAGAAAAAATGGGTGAAAAGTACAAAGTTACTTTTGATGATAAACAAAAAGCTGCATTCCAAAAAGTACAAGCTATTGGTGTTCCTATGAGCCAATTGAGAAGCTATTTGGATTTGCCAGAAGATGAGCAAAAAAATTATAAGAGCCCTACTGGGGTTCCTATGGATAGTACAAATAAGCAGTTAACTGACTGGGTAGAACAAAGTTTAAGCGTAAATCCTGATTACAAATTAGCAATCAAAGGTGACGTTACAACAGAATATCCTAAAGTGAAAAGTTTATTTGAGGGTTTAAGAGATATTAACTTTCTTAAATTTTGGTTGATTACGTCACAAGAAGGTAAACCTAACGAATAA
- a CDS encoding ExbD/TolR family protein yields the protein MAQVQVQDKSAKGGKVRSKKNNPAVDMTPMVDLNFLLLMFFMFTSTFSKPNVMDLGLPAKPDPTKPQPPPNEIDLSNSITLLLGKDNRVFWHQQDQAGLNDQTMTETSFDREGIREIIKQAKARAKKKELFTVIIKPTDDAVYKNFVDILDEMAITKSERYGVTDLKPYEKAVYDKKVGN from the coding sequence ATGGCACAAGTACAAGTACAGGATAAGAGCGCCAAAGGTGGCAAAGTTCGTTCCAAGAAAAACAACCCTGCCGTCGATATGACGCCAATGGTTGACCTTAATTTCTTACTATTGATGTTCTTTATGTTTACATCAACGTTTAGTAAACCCAATGTGATGGATTTAGGGCTTCCGGCAAAACCGGATCCTACAAAGCCTCAACCACCACCAAACGAAATTGATTTATCCAATTCTATCACTTTGCTTTTAGGAAAAGATAACAGAGTGTTCTGGCACCAGCAAGACCAAGCAGGTCTTAATGATCAGACGATGACTGAAACTTCTTTTGACAGAGAAGGGATTAGAGAAATTATCAAGCAAGCAAAAGCCAGAGCTAAAAAGAAAGAGCTGTTTACAGTGATTATTAAGCCAACGGATGATGCGGTATATAAAAACTTTGTAGATATTCTTGACGAGATGGCAATTACAAAAAGCGAAAGATATGGGGTAACCGATCTTAAGCCTTATGAAAAAGCTGTGTACGATAAGAAAGTGGGTAACTAA
- a CDS encoding energy transducer TonB encodes MADENIYGQNLTLDEIVFENRNKAYGAYDLRHQYPRLLTKSFIIGTGLFLVTALSPLIYMTIKSMNEKEAVEVKSDLVEIIEEDPIIEQPKEEEPPPPPPPVVEEKIEIIQNVVPEPVKAPKIETPPPPISEQLKTTTGAVSQEGVKAPAYTPPPPPPSTGTKASTAEVKPQVDEKAIYTEVEQTAEFPGGINAFRRKVSENFDSSAIEGADGVVKGEVTFVVERDGSITDVKVSGKNPDFNSEAVRTVKSIKNKWAPAKINGQSVRYRYRLPLAMQPPE; translated from the coding sequence ATGGCAGATGAAAATATATACGGTCAAAATCTTACTTTAGACGAGATTGTATTTGAAAATAGAAATAAAGCATATGGTGCTTACGATCTTAGACATCAGTATCCTAGATTACTGACAAAGTCTTTTATTATTGGTACAGGATTGTTCTTGGTTACTGCTTTATCTCCTTTAATTTATATGACTATTAAAAGTATGAATGAAAAGGAAGCTGTAGAGGTAAAATCTGATTTGGTGGAAATCATCGAAGAAGATCCTATCATAGAGCAACCAAAGGAAGAGGAACCACCACCACCGCCACCACCAGTGGTAGAGGAGAAAATTGAAATTATTCAAAACGTAGTTCCGGAACCGGTGAAAGCTCCTAAAATAGAGACTCCACCACCTCCGATTTCTGAACAGTTAAAAACGACTACTGGTGCGGTTTCTCAAGAAGGAGTAAAAGCTCCTGCTTATACGCCACCACCACCACCACCATCTACAGGTACTAAAGCTTCAACAGCTGAAGTTAAGCCACAAGTAGATGAAAAAGCGATTTACACTGAGGTAGAGCAGACTGCAGAATTCCCTGGAGGAATTAATGCTTTCAGAAGAAAAGTTTCTGAAAACTTTGATAGTTCAGCTATTGAAGGTGCAGATGGAGTGGTAAAAGGAGAAGTTACTTTTGTTGTTGAAAGAGATGGTAGTATTACAGATGTTAAAGTGAGCGGTAAAAACCCTGACTTTAATTCTGAAGCTGTAAGAACTGTAAAATCGATTAAAAACAAATGGGCTCCTGCAAAAATTAATGGTCAATCTGTACGTTACAGATATAGACTTCCATTAGCGATGCAACCGCCAGAATAA
- a CDS encoding DUF308 domain-containing protein has product MMFNWLSLVAGICYVALGIVMMVYKFLEPIYAYALGAVLILYGIFRIWRAISKFRNTAEDEE; this is encoded by the coding sequence ATGATGTTCAACTGGTTATCTTTAGTCGCAGGAATTTGTTACGTAGCCCTAGGAATCGTAATGATGGTTTATAAATTCCTCGAGCCAATATATGCATATGCTCTGGGAGCTGTATTAATACTTTATGGAATCTTCAGAATCTGGAGAGCAATATCAAAATTCAGAAATACTGCCGAAGATGAAGAGTAG
- a CDS encoding PstS family phosphate ABC transporter substrate-binding protein, with translation MTILTDESFKSVTEALAEGYMISYPDTKIKVVTKKEDLGFLDLLNNKARIVVMSKVLSSEEIKAYEDKVDMKMEPAKFAADAVVFFVPKNSEKESITMEEITSGLQSDDKNFVFDGTNSSNLNFVAQKLNKLPKDLKFSIIPGSVNVIEELSKYPNKIGVIGLNTISRPYDKEAEKLRGMIKILPVISAGKTYSPDFGGLREMKYPFTRVLYFLTNEGSFNIANGFIRYSCTHLGQKIVQKEGLQPYNIYPREVQIR, from the coding sequence ATGACAATTTTGACGGATGAGTCTTTTAAAAGTGTTACAGAAGCTTTAGCAGAAGGGTATATGATTAGTTATCCGGACACTAAAATAAAAGTGGTGACCAAAAAGGAAGACTTAGGTTTTCTTGATTTATTGAATAATAAGGCAAGAATTGTAGTGATGTCTAAAGTATTATCTTCCGAAGAGATTAAAGCCTACGAAGATAAAGTAGATATGAAAATGGAGCCTGCAAAATTTGCGGCAGATGCTGTCGTATTTTTTGTGCCTAAAAATTCTGAAAAAGAAAGCATTACCATGGAAGAAATAACTTCCGGTTTACAGTCTGACGATAAGAATTTTGTATTTGATGGAACCAATTCTAGTAACCTTAATTTTGTTGCTCAAAAACTAAATAAACTTCCTAAAGATTTGAAATTTTCAATTATTCCGGGAAGCGTAAATGTTATTGAAGAATTGAGTAAATACCCGAATAAAATTGGGGTGATTGGGCTAAATACAATCAGCAGGCCTTACGATAAAGAAGCAGAGAAATTAAGGGGAATGATAAAAATACTTCCGGTTATCAGTGCTGGAAAAACATATTCTCCAGATTTTGGTGGACTTCGCGAGATGAAGTACCCATTCACCAGAGTTTTATATTTCCTTACCAATGAAGGTAGTTTTAATATTGCTAATGGTTTTATAAGATATTCTTGTACCCATTTGGGGCAGAAAATTGTTCAGAAAGAAGGTTTACAACCTTATAATATTTACCCGAGAGAAGTACAGATTCGTTAA
- a CDS encoding tetratricopeptide repeat protein → MKDIMIMNVKKIALGASVVFFTNFAFAQTLQDGINSIDSDKFAAAKTNFTSMIAKEPTAENYFYLGNTFLRQSEPDFAAATENFNKGLAADKKSYLNQIGLAAVKLGKGDKSAIAEIQKIVTDSREKDAEVLFRAAEALTLFEKNNAPDLAIQFLNKAIERASRKEVPAYYYYTLGDAYRLKRVPGDAMTAYDHALPLAKNKASVYTRIGTLWMAAQQWQQAKTSIEKAISTDPTYAPAYKALAAYDIKYQENAKATQDLINYTKYADEDPYTQLEIAKLYFTNEDYANSKMILDKIFDKVEDPIKFKLRAYVNYADGQYAEAKQNMDSFVSKAEKSRVQPADQGLMGLIAAGLAKTETDAAKKSALQAEAQQKIGLAKAAKDETMKWDMELAKINGGGASQASVDAGPTSPEIESFKKLVAANAQDSDALYKLANAYQDAKNWNGAVLTWQKMIGLLPDWAPAYYSQGYAYQQAGNHEAAKISYEKFISTVKPAEVETNKQTLAYAYFAVAYLEKDKNLAKAKDYVAKSLQLDPSYQDAVKLNAEINK, encoded by the coding sequence ATGAAAGATATAATGATTATGAATGTAAAGAAGATTGCTTTAGGAGCATCAGTGGTATTTTTTACCAATTTTGCCTTTGCACAGACGTTGCAGGATGGTATTAACAGTATAGATAGCGATAAATTTGCGGCTGCGAAAACCAATTTCACGTCTATGATTGCAAAAGAACCTACAGCAGAAAATTATTTCTACCTAGGAAATACTTTTTTAAGACAAAGTGAGCCCGATTTTGCAGCAGCTACAGAAAACTTCAATAAAGGTTTGGCTGCAGATAAAAAAAGCTACTTAAATCAAATTGGTTTAGCGGCGGTTAAATTAGGTAAAGGTGATAAATCTGCGATTGCAGAGATCCAGAAAATAGTGACAGATTCTAGGGAAAAAGATGCTGAAGTTTTGTTTAGAGCTGCTGAAGCATTGACTTTATTTGAAAAAAATAACGCTCCAGATTTAGCGATTCAATTTTTGAATAAAGCTATTGAAAGAGCTTCTAGAAAAGAAGTTCCTGCATACTATTACTATACTTTAGGAGATGCATACAGACTAAAAAGAGTTCCTGGAGATGCAATGACGGCATACGACCACGCATTACCATTAGCTAAAAATAAAGCTTCAGTGTATACAAGAATCGGAACTTTGTGGATGGCAGCTCAACAATGGCAACAAGCTAAAACAAGTATTGAGAAAGCAATTTCTACTGATCCAACATATGCACCTGCTTACAAAGCTTTAGCGGCTTATGACATTAAGTATCAAGAGAATGCGAAAGCAACTCAAGATTTGATTAACTATACAAAGTATGCTGATGAAGATCCTTATACTCAATTAGAGATTGCAAAATTGTACTTCACTAATGAAGATTACGCAAACTCTAAAATGATTTTAGATAAAATCTTTGATAAAGTTGAGGACCCTATTAAATTTAAATTGAGAGCATATGTGAATTATGCAGATGGTCAATATGCAGAAGCAAAACAAAACATGGATTCTTTCGTGTCTAAAGCTGAAAAATCAAGAGTTCAGCCTGCTGATCAAGGTTTGATGGGATTAATTGCTGCTGGTTTGGCTAAAACTGAAACTGATGCGGCTAAAAAATCAGCTTTACAGGCAGAAGCACAGCAAAAAATTGGTTTAGCTAAAGCTGCTAAAGATGAAACAATGAAGTGGGATATGGAACTTGCAAAAATCAATGGAGGAGGAGCTTCTCAAGCTTCTGTTGATGCAGGACCTACAAGCCCGGAAATTGAATCTTTCAAAAAATTAGTAGCGGCAAACGCACAAGACTCTGATGCTTTGTACAAATTGGCAAACGCTTACCAAGATGCTAAAAACTGGAACGGAGCTGTTTTAACATGGCAAAAAATGATTGGATTGCTTCCAGATTGGGCACCGGCATATTACAGCCAAGGTTATGCATACCAACAAGCAGGAAATCATGAAGCAGCAAAAATTTCTTACGAGAAATTCATCTCAACAGTTAAACCTGCTGAAGTTGAAACCAACAAGCAAACTCTTGCGTATGCTTATTTTGCTGTAGCATATCTTGAAAAAGACAAAAATTTGGCTAAAGCTAAAGATTATGTTGCAAAATCTTTACAGCTAGATCCTTCTTATCAGGATGCTGTAAAATTAAATGCAGAAATCAATAAATAA
- the bshB1 gene encoding bacillithiol biosynthesis deacetylase BshB1, which produces MKTDILAFGAHPDDVELGCGGTLAKLISEGKTCVIVDLTKGELGTRGTDQTRKEEATEAAKILGVAARENLGLKDGFLVNSEEYQMEIVKMIRKYQPEIVLANAIDDRHPDHAKAAKLVSDACFLAGLRKVETLLDGETQEVWRPKQIFHYIQWKHIQPEFVIDISEHLEKKLEACMAFKTQFYDPTSKEPETPITSKDFYESLTYRAQDLGRLSGVAYAEGFTSEKLIAMKNFDGIVW; this is translated from the coding sequence ATGAAAACAGATATACTTGCTTTTGGAGCCCATCCAGATGATGTAGAATTAGGATGTGGCGGAACACTCGCTAAATTAATTTCAGAAGGAAAAACTTGTGTTATCGTTGATTTAACAAAAGGAGAACTCGGAACAAGAGGAACTGATCAAACAAGAAAAGAAGAAGCTACAGAAGCTGCAAAAATTTTGGGTGTTGCCGCAAGAGAGAATTTGGGGTTAAAAGATGGTTTTCTTGTTAATTCTGAAGAATACCAAATGGAGATTGTAAAAATGATTCGCAAATACCAGCCAGAAATCGTCTTAGCTAATGCAATTGATGATAGACATCCAGATCATGCAAAAGCAGCGAAATTAGTGTCTGATGCGTGCTTTTTAGCTGGTCTAAGAAAAGTTGAAACGCTTCTTGATGGAGAAACTCAGGAAGTGTGGAGACCGAAGCAAATATTCCATTATATTCAATGGAAACATATACAGCCAGAATTTGTGATTGATATCTCAGAACATCTTGAGAAAAAGCTTGAAGCTTGTATGGCATTTAAAACTCAGTTTTATGATCCTACTTCTAAAGAACCTGAAACGCCAATTACCTCAAAAGACTTTTATGAGAGTCTAACGTACCGAGCTCAAGATTTAGGGCGATTATCGGGAGTTGCTTATGCTGAGGGGTTTACGTCAGAAAAGTTAATTGCAATGAAAAATTTTGATGGAATTGTTTGGTAA
- a CDS encoding DUF3276 family protein — protein MSEYKERHENEIFTKVLKAGRRTYFFDVRETKAGDYYLTITESKKNFGENGEATFEKHKIYLYKEDFKSFQEMFNESTDFIINEKGEDVISEKHDKDFKSKTYTIDSDEEI, from the coding sequence ATGAGTGAATACAAGGAACGCCATGAAAATGAAATTTTCACTAAGGTGTTAAAAGCGGGAAGAAGAACTTATTTCTTTGATGTGCGAGAGACTAAAGCAGGAGATTATTATCTTACAATTACCGAAAGCAAAAAGAATTTCGGAGAGAATGGAGAAGCTACATTCGAGAAACATAAAATTTATCTTTACAAAGAAGATTTTAAAAGTTTTCAGGAGATGTTTAATGAGTCCACAGATTTCATCATTAATGAAAAGGGTGAGGATGTTATTTCAGAAAAGCATGATAAAGATTTCAAAAGCAAAACCTATACTATAGATTCTGACGAAGAAATTTAA